A single genomic interval of Streptobacillus canis harbors:
- the ptsP gene encoding phosphoenolpyruvate--protein phosphotransferase — MIRLTGIGASEGVAIGRVYVFHEEEIVLPEEKMISGETAENEIIKLEEAMKKSKTQLISIREKVRIKMGDDKADIFDGHILLLEDEDLMDEIKNKIMEDGLKAAHALKEGIDEYSLMLSQLDDPYLRERAADFQDIGKRWLKNLLNIKISDLSNLEPNTIVVTNDLTPSDTAQLDLENCKGFVTQVGGKTAHSAIMARSLEIPAVVGTKTILSAVRDGEGIVIDGEKGEIYLNPSEEIVKEFEAKREEQVKAKEELKKIKDLKPITKDGHEVEIWGNIGKPEDIDAVMEAGATGVGLYRTEFLFMNSDHMPTEEEQYRAYRAVVEKMKNCPITIRTMDIGGDKELPYLDLPKEMNPFLGYRAIRISLVHKDMFKTQLKAILRASAYGPVKIMYPMITSINEVRAANVILEECKNELDAIGKKFDRNIKVGIMIETPSSAIIAYKFAKEVNFFSIGTNDLTQYFLAVDRGNEMVSDLYSAFNPAVLEAIQKVIDAAHDRGIPISMCGEFAGNKQATELLLGMGLDAFSMSASSVLQVKKKILESNYAEAQKYRDLILSKNTPEEVVDALR; from the coding sequence ATGATTAGATTAACGGGTATTGGAGCTTCTGAAGGAGTTGCAATTGGTAGAGTTTATGTGTTTCATGAAGAAGAAATAGTACTTCCTGAAGAAAAAATGATTTCAGGTGAAACTGCTGAAAATGAAATAATTAAACTAGAAGAAGCTATGAAAAAATCTAAAACTCAACTTATATCTATTAGAGAAAAAGTAAGAATCAAGATGGGTGATGATAAGGCGGATATCTTTGATGGACATATTCTATTATTAGAAGATGAAGATTTAATGGATGAAATTAAAAATAAAATAATGGAAGATGGTTTAAAAGCAGCACATGCTTTAAAAGAAGGTATAGATGAATACTCATTAATGCTTTCACAATTAGATGATCCTTATTTAAGAGAAAGAGCAGCAGATTTCCAAGATATTGGAAAAAGATGGTTAAAAAACTTATTAAATATTAAAATAAGTGATTTAAGTAATTTAGAACCAAATACTATAGTTGTAACAAATGATTTAACACCATCTGATACAGCACAATTAGATTTAGAAAACTGTAAAGGTTTTGTAACTCAAGTTGGAGGTAAAACTGCTCACTCAGCTATAATGGCTAGATCATTAGAAATTCCTGCTGTAGTTGGAACTAAAACAATACTTTCTGCAGTTAGAGATGGAGAAGGTATTGTTATTGATGGAGAAAAAGGAGAAATCTATTTAAATCCAAGTGAAGAAATAGTAAAAGAATTTGAAGCTAAAAGAGAAGAACAAGTTAAAGCTAAAGAAGAACTTAAAAAAATAAAAGATTTAAAACCAATTACTAAAGATGGACATGAAGTTGAAATCTGGGGTAATATTGGTAAACCTGAAGACATAGATGCAGTTATGGAAGCAGGAGCAACTGGAGTTGGGTTATACAGAACAGAATTCTTATTTATGAATTCAGATCATATGCCAACTGAAGAAGAACAATATAGAGCATATAGAGCGGTTGTTGAAAAAATGAAAAACTGTCCTATAACTATACGTACAATGGATATAGGTGGAGATAAAGAATTACCTTATTTAGATTTACCAAAAGAAATGAATCCATTCTTAGGATATAGAGCGATTAGAATCTCTTTAGTACATAAAGATATGTTTAAAACACAATTAAAAGCAATATTAAGAGCATCTGCTTATGGACCAGTTAAAATAATGTATCCAATGATTACTTCAATAAATGAAGTTAGAGCAGCTAATGTAATTTTAGAAGAATGTAAAAATGAATTAGATGCAATTGGTAAGAAATTTGATAGAAATATTAAAGTAGGTATAATGATTGAAACACCATCTTCTGCAATTATTGCATATAAATTTGCAAAAGAAGTTAATTTCTTCTCTATAGGGACTAATGACTTAACGCAATATTTCTTAGCAGTAGATAGAGGAAATGAAATGGTTTCTGACTTATATTCAGCATTTAACCCAGCAGTATTAGAAGCAATTCAAAAAGTTATTGATGCTGCACACGATAGAGGAATACCTATAAGTATGTGTGGAGAATTTGCTGGAAATAAACAAGCTACAGAATTATTACTTGGAATGGGACTTGATGCATTTAGCATGTCAGCATCTTCAGTATTACAAGTTAAGAAAAAAATATTAGAATCTAATTATGCTGAAGCTCAAAAATATAGAGATTTAATCTTAAGTAAAAATACTCCAGAGGAAGTAGTTGACGCATTAAGATAG
- a CDS encoding DJ-1/PfpI family protein, translated as MKKIAVMIFNGVEEVEALFPIDLFRRIGMEVDLVSLYTQKGIKGSHNVEIISDKVLEEVNFMEYDGIFLPGGPGTSEYFKSELLETKLVEYYNENNLVVAICAAPTYLAKLGFLEGKKATVFRSLEDDLIENGAIVEDMPVIEDQNIITGRSVAAAKDLGFAVIEYLLGEEKVKELKLQIIDY; from the coding sequence ATGAAAAAAATAGCAGTAATGATATTTAATGGTGTGGAAGAAGTGGAAGCATTATTTCCAATTGATTTATTTAGAAGAATAGGCATGGAAGTAGACTTAGTTAGCCTTTATACTCAAAAAGGAATAAAGGGTTCACATAATGTTGAAATAATTAGTGATAAAGTTTTAGAAGAAGTTAATTTTATGGAATATGATGGTATATTTTTACCAGGAGGTCCAGGAACTTCAGAATATTTTAAATCTGAATTACTTGAAACCAAATTAGTTGAATACTATAATGAAAATAACCTAGTAGTTGCAATTTGTGCAGCTCCAACATATTTAGCTAAATTAGGATTCTTAGAAGGTAAAAAAGCAACAGTTTTTAGAAGTCTTGAAGATGATTTAATTGAAAATGGTGCAATAGTTGAAGATATGCCAGTGATTGAAGATCAAAATATAATTACAGGAAGATCAGTTGCAGCGGCTAAAGATTTAGGATTTGCGGTAATTGAATATTTATTAGGTGAAGAAAAAGTTAAAGAATTAAAATTACAAATTATAGATTATTAA